The following is a genomic window from Candidatus Omnitrophota bacterium.
GCCTCATCCTTAGGCCTGAGTATCTCATCCTTCATTGTGACGCGCATCTTGCCGACCCTGAAATTCACTCCTATTTCTTCCGCCATCTTTCGCGCCTTCTGGACCTCATGTTCATTATGCTTGAAGACAATGAAATTCCATACCAGATCGACCCTTCCCCCGGACTTCCTGTTCTCATCCGCTATAAACTTCATGTTCCTCATAACCAGGTCAAAGTCGCCGTCAACCCTGTATTTCCCATATGCCTGGGGCGTGGCCCCATCGCAGGAGATGATCACTTCATCAATGCCGGACCTGACCAAGTCCGCCAACAATCGGTCATCATTGATATTAAGGTTGGTGCTGGTAATTATCCTCATCCGCTTATTTCGCAAACGCGCGTATTCCACCATTTTCACAAAATCTTTATTTAAAAGCGGCTCGCCCCAGCTGTAAAAATTCAATACCTCAAGATGCGGCGCCAATTCATCAAGAATCTTCTTAAAGGCGGCAAGGCCCATAAATCCCTTTTTCATTGACTTGTCGCCGGATCCGGTGGGGCAAAGCGGGCATTTAAGATTGCAGACGTTACCCGGCTCAATATTCAATATATGAGGCATATAGGGCAGGCGGCAGATCCTGGTCGC
Proteins encoded in this region:
- a CDS encoding radical SAM protein, which codes for MFKIYKRRAKFFKATRICRLPYMPHILNIEPGNVCNLKCPLCPTGSGDKSMKKGFMGLAAFKKILDELAPHLEVLNFYSWGEPLLNKDFVKMVEYARLRNKRMRIITSTNLNINDDRLLADLVRSGIDEVIISCDGATPQAYGKYRVDGDFDLVMRNMKFIADENRKSGGRVDLVWNFIVFKHNEHEVQKARKMAEEIGVNFRVGKMRVTMKDEILRPKDEAIRKDLAWIPDNPQYSAYNKDTCTTKKVITACRKPWQEISINWNGDVFPCCAVYGDQYNIGNINNAGIRQVWNNTGYIRARKEIIGKSGEITTVCGICRKNGFMHM